A DNA window from Petrotoga sibirica DSM 13575 contains the following coding sequences:
- the rplF gene encoding 50S ribosomal protein L6, which produces MPQSRIADKPTIIPDGVELSVDGQTIKIKGKKGELSLNLPEYLEINRDNNELMIKSKEGVVKRSSDEKRLKALRGTFTSHVRNMIKGVTEGYQKELEISGIGYRAQLQGNNLVLNIGYSNPVEFPIPEGITIEVPQPTRVVVKGIDKYKVGEAAARIRSLRKVNVYSGKGIKYIGESVLRKEGKKV; this is translated from the coding sequence ATGCCACAATCGAGAATAGCTGATAAACCAACAATTATTCCTGATGGTGTAGAATTATCTGTGGATGGACAAACAATAAAAATCAAAGGTAAAAAAGGTGAATTAAGTCTAAATTTACCCGAATATTTAGAAATTAATAGAGATAACAACGAATTAATGATTAAGTCAAAAGAAGGCGTGGTTAAAAGAAGTTCAGACGAAAAGCGATTAAAAGCGCTCAGAGGTACGTTCACATCTCATGTGAGAAACATGATTAAAGGTGTAACTGAAGGATACCAAAAAGAATTGGAGATTTCTGGTATTGGATACAGAGCGCAACTTCAAGGAAACAATTTAGTTTTGAATATTGGTTATTCAAACCCAGTAGAATTTCCCATACCTGAAGGAATAACAATAGAGGTTCCACAACCCACAAGAGTGGTGGTTAAAGGTATAGATAAATACAAAGTTGGAGAAGCCGCTGCAAGAATAAGAAGTTTGAGAAAAGTTAACGTATACAGTGGTAAAGGTATAAAATACATTGGAGAAAGTGTTTTAAGAAAAGAAGGAAAGAAAGTTTAA
- the rpsH gene encoding 30S ribosomal protein S8, with product MWSDPVADMLTRIRNANSVFKESVEIPASNLKRDILEIMKKEGFINDYKFIDDGKQGILKVYLKYKGTRREKKPIMEGIIKVSKSGRRVYVNTRNIPKVKGGLGIAILSTSLGLMTDKEAREKKVGGEVICYVW from the coding sequence ATGTGGAGCGATCCGGTTGCTGATATGCTAACCAGAATAAGGAACGCCAACTCGGTGTTCAAAGAGAGTGTAGAAATACCTGCATCGAACTTAAAAAGAGACATTTTAGAAATAATGAAAAAAGAAGGATTTATCAATGATTATAAATTCATAGACGATGGTAAACAAGGAATACTCAAAGTCTATTTAAAGTACAAAGGAACTAGAAGAGAAAAAAAACCTATAATGGAAGGAATCATAAAGGTTTCAAAAAGTGGAAGAAGAGTATATGTTAACACACGTAACATACCAAAGGTCAAAGGTGGATTAGGTATAGCTATACTCTCAACGTCCTTAGGACTAATGACCGATAAAGAAGCAAGAGAGAAAAAAGTTGGTGGAGAAGTAATCTGTTATGTATGGTGA
- a CDS encoding type Z 30S ribosomal protein S14: MAKKSLIEKSQRTPKYKTRVYSRCKVCGRPRAVYREFGLCRICFREKALEGKLPGVKKASW, translated from the coding sequence ATGGCGAAAAAGTCTCTTATAGAAAAATCCCAAAGAACGCCAAAGTATAAAACACGAGTTTACTCAAGATGTAAAGTTTGCGGTAGACCAAGAGCTGTTTACAGAGAATTCGGTTTATGCAGGATATGTTTCAGAGAAAAAGCTCTAGAAGGTAAACTTCCTGGAGTTAAGAAGGCTAGCTGGTAA
- the rplE gene encoding 50S ribosomal protein L5: MEKVQYVPLKARYKEVVIPSMMKEFNYKNELQVPKLVKIVVNMGVGEGSRNRAVVEKHAQELTKIVGQKALITKAKKSVANFKVREGMPIGVKVTLRGWKMYNFLYKLNHVVLPKLRDFRGLPSDSFDGRGNYTFGIPEQLIFPEIRPDDINRIQGMDITIVTTAKTDEEARKLLEYFGFPLQKS; this comes from the coding sequence ATGGAAAAAGTTCAGTATGTACCTCTAAAAGCCAGATACAAAGAAGTAGTAATACCTTCTATGATGAAAGAATTTAATTACAAAAACGAACTACAAGTACCAAAACTTGTAAAGATAGTTGTTAATATGGGAGTTGGAGAAGGTTCCAGAAACAGAGCCGTTGTTGAAAAACATGCTCAAGAGCTAACAAAGATAGTAGGGCAAAAAGCTTTAATAACAAAGGCAAAAAAAAGTGTTGCTAATTTTAAGGTTAGGGAAGGAATGCCAATAGGTGTAAAAGTAACCTTGAGAGGATGGAAAATGTATAATTTCTTGTATAAATTAAATCATGTTGTATTACCAAAATTAAGAGATTTCAGAGGGCTACCATCTGATTCTTTCGATGGAAGAGGTAATTATACCTTTGGAATTCCAGAACAACTAATTTTTCCGGAAATTAGGCCTGATGATATAAATAGAATTCAGGGTATGGATATAACAATTGTTACCACAGCTAAAACTGATGAAGAAGCAAGGAAACTGTTAGAATATTTTGGTTTCCCATTACAAAAATCATGA
- the rplX gene encoding 50S ribosomal protein L24, protein MNKIKRDDTVMVIAGKDKGKRSKVLRVIPKENKVIVDNVSVVKKHQRPTQKMREGGIIEQPSPIDISNVMLVCPNCDQKTRVGFKFLEDGSKVRYCKKCGEIVEKS, encoded by the coding sequence ATGAATAAAATAAAAAGAGACGACACAGTAATGGTAATTGCTGGAAAAGATAAAGGAAAAAGAAGCAAAGTTTTAAGGGTTATTCCAAAGGAAAACAAAGTTATTGTAGATAACGTAAGCGTTGTCAAGAAACATCAAAGGCCCACTCAAAAGATGAGGGAAGGTGGAATTATCGAGCAACCCAGTCCTATTGATATTTCAAACGTTATGTTAGTTTGTCCAAATTGTGATCAAAAAACTAGAGTGGGATTTAAATTTCTTGAAGATGGAAGCAAAGTAAGATATTGCAAAAAATGTGGTGAAATAGTAGAAAAATCTTAA
- the rplN gene encoding 50S ribosomal protein L14 — translation MVQLESKIRVADNSGAKVLRVIKVLGGFHKSKGTIGDTVVCSVREAIPHTNLKKGQVVQAVIVRTKKEIKRKDGTYIRFDDNAAVLVDKNKLPLGTRVFGPVAREVRDKGYAKIASLAKEVW, via the coding sequence ATGGTACAACTAGAGAGTAAAATTAGGGTCGCTGATAACTCTGGAGCAAAAGTCCTAAGAGTTATTAAAGTACTCGGAGGATTTCATAAATCAAAAGGGACCATAGGAGATACTGTTGTATGCTCCGTTAGAGAAGCCATACCTCACACGAATTTAAAAAAGGGTCAAGTGGTTCAAGCTGTAATCGTCAGGACAAAAAAAGAGATAAAAAGAAAAGATGGAACTTATATCAGATTCGATGACAATGCTGCCGTACTGGTTGATAAAAACAAGTTACCTTTAGGTACAAGGGTTTTTGGTCCAGTAGCCAGAGAAGTACGGGACAAAGGATACGCCAAGATAGCGTCGTTAGCAAAAGAAGTTTGGTGA
- the rpsQ gene encoding 30S ribosomal protein S17 has product MSKKIITGKVISNAMDKTITVETDRLTKHPKYHKFVRKTRRYHAHDENNECEIGDIVEIEESRKLSKTKAFVLKRIVRKNILSEEVETPDSVEEEVQEAFGGEVDGTTRE; this is encoded by the coding sequence ATGTCTAAAAAGATAATAACTGGAAAAGTTATCAGCAATGCGATGGACAAAACAATAACGGTAGAAACAGACAGACTAACCAAACATCCCAAATACCACAAATTTGTTAGAAAAACTAGAAGATACCATGCACATGACGAAAACAACGAATGTGAGATTGGTGATATTGTTGAAATAGAAGAATCTAGAAAGCTTTCCAAAACAAAGGCTTTTGTTTTAAAAAGAATTGTAAGAAAAAATATTTTATCGGAAGAAGTTGAAACACCCGACTCAGTTGAAGAAGAAGTACAAGAAGCCTTTGGAGGTGAGGTTGATGGTACAACTAGAGAGTAA
- the rpmC gene encoding 50S ribosomal protein L29 encodes MRITEMRELTDEELNGELNNLKEKLFQLRFQLELGQLKNSSSIKQVKKDIARIKTILKERELGIRR; translated from the coding sequence ATGAGAATAACTGAGATGAGAGAATTAACAGACGAAGAGCTCAATGGAGAATTAAATAATTTGAAGGAAAAATTATTTCAATTGAGGTTTCAACTTGAACTTGGACAACTAAAAAATTCTTCAAGTATTAAACAAGTAAAGAAAGATATAGCTCGAATAAAGACCATCCTCAAAGAAAGGGAACTCGGAATAAGGAGGTAA
- the rplP gene encoding 50S ribosomal protein L16 encodes MLMPKRVKYRKQQRGTVRGMTKGGSLVHSGDWGLKAMESSWITAQQIEACRLSMVRTLKRTGNIWINIFPDKPVTSKGIGTRQGKGKGDVEGWVAVVKKGRVMFEIGGVDEATAKRALEYAASKLPIRTKIVQRYEIGGEL; translated from the coding sequence ATGTTAATGCCTAAAAGAGTAAAATATAGAAAACAACAACGTGGAACAGTCAGAGGAATGACAAAAGGTGGAAGTTTGGTACATTCTGGTGACTGGGGATTAAAAGCGATGGAAAGCTCATGGATAACTGCACAACAGATAGAAGCATGTAGGTTATCTATGGTTAGGACCTTAAAAAGAACGGGAAACATATGGATTAACATTTTTCCCGATAAACCCGTAACTTCCAAGGGTATTGGAACAAGGCAAGGAAAAGGTAAAGGTGATGTGGAAGGTTGGGTAGCGGTTGTAAAGAAGGGAAGAGTAATGTTTGAAATAGGTGGAGTTGATGAAGCAACTGCAAAAAGGGCATTAGAGTATGCCGCCTCCAAACTACCGATAAGGACTAAGATAGTTCAAAGATATGAAATAGGAGGGGAGCTCTGA
- the rpsC gene encoding 30S ribosomal protein S3, which produces MGSKVHPTGFRLGNNKNWKSVWFNEKNYSDYLHEDEKIRNYLKSNYGAAGISEILIERPSDSLIRIDIYSARLGILIGRKGAEIKKIRDDLKNIVGDKNVKIYAQEVKNPYVDAQLIAEDVSGQLQRRVSHKVAMKKAITNAMRRGAKGVKIMVSGRLGGAEIARTEWYMEGRLPLQTLRSNIDYAVVHSQTKYGTIGIKVWVYDGDTPLK; this is translated from the coding sequence GTGGGATCAAAAGTACACCCAACCGGTTTTAGGCTAGGGAACAACAAAAATTGGAAATCTGTATGGTTTAACGAAAAGAATTATTCTGATTATTTACATGAAGATGAAAAGATAAGAAATTATCTAAAATCAAATTACGGAGCTGCTGGGATTTCAGAGATATTAATTGAAAGACCTAGTGATTCGTTAATAAGAATAGATATCTATAGTGCAAGACTAGGAATTTTGATTGGACGAAAAGGCGCAGAAATAAAAAAAATTAGAGATGATTTGAAAAACATAGTAGGGGATAAAAATGTTAAGATCTACGCTCAAGAAGTAAAAAATCCTTACGTCGACGCTCAACTCATAGCTGAAGATGTATCGGGTCAACTCCAAAGAAGGGTTTCACACAAAGTTGCTATGAAAAAAGCTATAACCAACGCTATGAGACGAGGCGCTAAAGGCGTGAAAATTATGGTTTCTGGAAGGCTTGGTGGTGCAGAAATAGCAAGAACCGAATGGTATATGGAAGGAAGATTACCTCTTCAAACCTTGAGATCAAACATTGATTATGCGGTCGTTCATTCTCAAACTAAATACGGTACCATAGGGATAAAGGTTTGGGTCTATGATGGTGATACACCACTTAAATAA
- the rplV gene encoding 50S ribosomal protein L22: MATNTNVSRVQQDGRKVKRSVYHRLRKEKEASEPIVEARAVTKYVRISPKKVRSMANSIRNKDISEALQILTFSPKKSARILYKTLMSAIANAENNFGLNAENLYVSEIMVNEGPRLKRLWPRSHGRADILQKRMSHIYITVRDKSADK; encoded by the coding sequence ATGGCTACTAATACTAATGTTTCCAGAGTTCAACAAGACGGTAGAAAAGTAAAAAGATCTGTATATCACAGATTAAGAAAAGAGAAAGAAGCCTCTGAACCAATTGTTGAAGCTAGAGCAGTTACAAAATACGTAAGAATATCACCTAAAAAAGTTAGATCCATGGCAAACTCAATAAGGAATAAAGACATAAGTGAAGCACTTCAAATACTCACTTTTAGTCCAAAAAAATCCGCACGTATACTATACAAAACTTTGATGTCGGCTATTGCCAATGCTGAGAATAATTTTGGATTAAACGCTGAAAATCTCTATGTTTCTGAAATAATGGTGAATGAAGGTCCTAGACTAAAAAGATTATGGCCAAGGTCTCATGGAAGAGCAGATATTCTTCAAAAAAGAATGAGCCATATTTATATAACCGTGAGAGACAAAAGTGCCGATAAATAA
- the rpsS gene encoding 30S ribosomal protein S19: MGRSLKKGPYVHPSLIKKIREMNEKGEKKVIKTWSRASMILPEMVGHTIAVHNGMKHIPVYITEQMIGHRLGEFSPTRRFGGHPDKKAVKGKIVKQG; the protein is encoded by the coding sequence GTGGGAAGATCTTTAAAGAAAGGTCCATATGTTCATCCAAGTCTTATCAAAAAGATCAGAGAGATGAACGAAAAAGGTGAAAAAAAGGTTATTAAAACTTGGTCAAGGGCCTCGATGATCCTACCAGAAATGGTTGGGCACACAATAGCGGTTCATAACGGAATGAAACACATACCGGTTTATATAACTGAACAAATGATCGGTCATAGATTGGGCGAATTTTCTCCAACTAGAAGGTTTGGAGGACATCCAGACAAAAAGGCAGTTAAAGGAAAGATAGTAAAGCAAGGTTGA
- the rplB gene encoding 50S ribosomal protein L2 produces MALKQYKPVTPSRRYMSTSDFSELSKVKPEKSLLEPLKKTGGRNHYGRVTMRHRGGGHKRKYRVIDFKRNKVNIPAKVASIEYDPNRSARIALLVYADGEKRYILAPKGLKVGETVMSGANAEIKVGNCLPLENIPLGTLVHNIEFEPGRGGKIAKSAGTYAQLMAKEGKYALLKMPSTELRRVRLSCMATIGVVSNEDHSNEVYGKAGKTRWLGRRPKVRGMVQNPVDHPMGGGEGRSKGHIPKSPWGTPAKGYKTRRGKKQSDKFIVRRRVK; encoded by the coding sequence ATGGCGTTAAAACAATACAAACCCGTAACACCTTCACGAAGATATATGTCGACTTCTGATTTTTCTGAATTATCAAAAGTCAAACCTGAAAAAAGTTTACTGGAACCATTGAAAAAAACAGGTGGAAGGAACCATTATGGTCGAGTTACAATGAGGCATCGTGGTGGTGGGCATAAAAGAAAATACAGAGTAATCGACTTTAAAAGAAATAAAGTAAATATCCCTGCAAAAGTTGCCTCAATAGAATACGATCCTAACAGAAGCGCGAGGATAGCTCTATTAGTATACGCCGATGGAGAAAAAAGGTATATATTAGCTCCTAAGGGATTAAAAGTTGGAGAAACTGTAATGAGTGGTGCAAATGCTGAAATCAAAGTTGGTAATTGCCTACCTTTGGAGAATATTCCTTTAGGAACGCTTGTACACAACATAGAATTTGAACCAGGCAGAGGTGGAAAAATAGCAAAATCTGCAGGGACTTATGCTCAGTTAATGGCTAAAGAAGGTAAATATGCACTTTTAAAAATGCCTTCTACTGAGTTGAGAAGGGTTCGCTTAAGTTGCATGGCTACCATTGGTGTAGTAAGCAACGAAGACCATTCCAACGAAGTTTACGGTAAAGCCGGAAAAACCAGATGGTTGGGACGAAGGCCCAAGGTAAGAGGTATGGTGCAAAATCCAGTAGACCACCCAATGGGTGGTGGAGAAGGTAGAAGTAAAGGTCACATTCCTAAATCTCCATGGGGCACCCCTGCTAAAGGGTATAAAACAAGAAGAGGGAAAAAACAATCCGATAAATTTATCGTAAGAAGAAGAGTAAAGTAA
- the rplW gene encoding 50S ribosomal protein L23, with translation MELQKAYDIITGPILTEKTYSLMQERKYTFEVAKNATKPEIKEAIETIFKVKVKKVYVMNMKPKPKRMGRSEGYTRGWKKAIVKLGEGYVIRELQGSL, from the coding sequence ATGGAGCTTCAAAAAGCTTACGATATTATTACCGGGCCGATCTTAACAGAAAAAACCTATTCTCTTATGCAAGAACGAAAATACACATTTGAAGTTGCAAAAAATGCTACTAAACCAGAAATAAAGGAAGCCATCGAAACAATATTCAAAGTTAAAGTAAAAAAAGTGTATGTAATGAATATGAAACCCAAACCAAAAAGAATGGGAAGAAGTGAAGGGTATACCAGAGGATGGAAAAAAGCAATAGTTAAATTAGGAGAAGGTTACGTTATAAGAGAATTGCAAGGCAGTTTGTAG
- the rplD gene encoding 50S ribosomal protein L4 produces the protein MSQIDVYNIQNEKVGTLDLKDEIFNIEPNMDVLYRYVDMQLTNKRAGTASTKTRSEVRGGGRKPWPQKHLGRARAGSIRSPLFRHGGVAFGPKPREFHKDLNKKMKRLALKSALSIRYKENNLIVLDDVKFEKPRTKDVKNILGKFGMESKKVLFLLPYNQEPYENFKLSARNLPKVKVIIADNPGQNKKNVDGLNVFDLINNEKIVLTKEMVNKIEEVIG, from the coding sequence ATGTCACAGATAGATGTATACAATATTCAAAATGAAAAAGTTGGAACGTTAGATCTAAAAGATGAAATCTTTAACATTGAACCAAATATGGATGTACTATATAGGTACGTTGATATGCAATTAACCAACAAAAGGGCAGGGACAGCTTCTACTAAGACTAGAAGTGAAGTTAGAGGAGGAGGCCGAAAACCGTGGCCTCAAAAGCATTTGGGTAGAGCAAGAGCCGGATCTATTAGATCCCCTCTTTTCCGACACGGTGGAGTAGCTTTTGGGCCAAAACCCAGGGAATTTCACAAAGACCTCAACAAAAAAATGAAAAGACTAGCTTTAAAGTCTGCCTTAAGTATCAGGTATAAAGAAAATAATTTAATTGTCTTAGATGATGTTAAATTTGAAAAGCCGAGAACGAAAGATGTAAAAAATATTTTGGGCAAATTTGGTATGGAAAGTAAAAAGGTCTTATTTTTATTACCTTATAACCAGGAACCATACGAAAACTTCAAATTGTCTGCAAGGAATTTGCCAAAGGTGAAAGTGATTATAGCGGATAACCCTGGTCAAAATAAAAAGAATGTCGACGGTTTAAATGTATTTGATTTAATAAACAATGAAAAAATTGTACTTACCAAAGAAATGGTGAATAAAATCGAGGAGGTGATCGGCTAA
- the rplC gene encoding 50S ribosomal protein L3 — MKGILGKKVGMTRIFKDEKAIPVTVIKAGPCVVVQKKTVATDGYNAIQIGFEEIPERKANKPLMGHFKKAQVQPLRYLREFRVDNVDDYEIGQKIDVSIFSEGEKIDLIGKSKGRGYSGVMKRWNFRGGENSHGSKFHRGLGSTGMATYPSKVFKGKKMPGQYGNERVTIQNSEVVYIDVQNNIIAVKGGVPGARGGLVTIREAVKAMRPKTK; from the coding sequence ATGAAAGGTATTTTAGGAAAAAAAGTTGGAATGACTCGAATTTTTAAAGATGAAAAAGCCATCCCGGTGACAGTCATCAAAGCTGGACCATGTGTGGTAGTTCAAAAGAAAACCGTAGCAACAGATGGATACAACGCTATTCAGATAGGTTTTGAAGAGATACCGGAAAGAAAAGCAAACAAACCGTTGATGGGTCATTTCAAAAAGGCACAAGTGCAACCTTTAAGGTATTTAAGAGAATTTAGAGTAGATAATGTAGATGATTACGAAATTGGACAAAAAATCGATGTGTCCATTTTTTCTGAAGGAGAAAAGATTGATTTAATAGGGAAATCAAAAGGTCGAGGATACTCAGGTGTCATGAAAAGATGGAATTTTAGAGGTGGAGAAAATTCACACGGCTCAAAATTTCATAGAGGTCTGGGATCAACAGGAATGGCCACTTATCCTTCAAAGGTATTCAAAGGGAAAAAGATGCCCGGTCAATATGGAAATGAAAGGGTAACCATTCAAAACTCAGAAGTAGTTTACATTGATGTACAAAACAATATAATAGCGGTCAAAGGCGGAGTTCCAGGAGCGAGGGGCGGATTGGTAACAATAAGAGAAGCCGTTAAGGCAATGCGCCCAAAAACGAAGTAA
- the rpsJ gene encoding 30S ribosomal protein S10 — MAGNNYIKIRLKGYDHRLLDESSKKIIDAVKDTEAKVSGPIPLPNKRTVYSVIRSPHKYSYSMEQFEKIVHKRVIYIYNASPETVTKLLKVNIPAGVSVDIKA; from the coding sequence ATGGCCGGTAATAACTACATAAAAATAAGGCTAAAAGGATACGATCATAGGTTACTAGACGAATCGTCCAAAAAAATCATAGATGCCGTAAAAGATACAGAAGCTAAAGTTTCTGGCCCTATTCCATTACCAAATAAGAGAACTGTGTATTCGGTTATAAGATCCCCACACAAATATTCTTATTCAATGGAACAATTTGAAAAAATTGTTCATAAAAGAGTGATATATATCTACAATGCTTCACCCGAGACGGTTACTAAACTGTTGAAAGTCAACATTCCAGCGGGAGTATCCGTAGACATAAAGGCATGA
- the tuf gene encoding elongation factor Tu, which produces MAKEKFVRAKTHMNVGTIGHIDHGKTTLTAAITKALSYKGGADFTPFEMIDKAPEEKARGITINVSHVEYQTEKRHYAHIDCPGHADYIKNMITGAAQMDGAILVVAATDGVMPQTREHVLLARQVNVPAITVFINKVDMVDDEELVDLVEMEVRDLLSSYEFPGDEVPVIRGSALKALEENNPDGPWTQKIYELMDAVDSYFPDPVREIDKPFLMPIEDIFSITGRGTVVTGRIERGVVHTGDQIEIIGLSYETKKTVVTGVEMFRKILDEGEAGDNVGCLLRGIEKDEVKRGQVLAAPGSITPHKKFKAEVYVLKKEEGGRHTPFTKGYRPQFYIRTADVTGTLVEFSSGAEMVMPGDNINMTVELIYPVALEAGMRFAIREGGRTVGAGVVTEIIE; this is translated from the coding sequence ATGGCTAAAGAGAAGTTTGTTAGGGCAAAGACTCACATGAACGTAGGGACTATCGGTCATATTGATCACGGGAAAACAACTTTAACCGCTGCTATAACCAAGGCTTTATCTTACAAAGGTGGAGCAGATTTCACACCTTTTGAAATGATAGATAAAGCTCCCGAAGAAAAAGCAAGAGGAATCACCATCAACGTTTCACACGTTGAATATCAAACAGAAAAAAGGCATTATGCACATATAGATTGTCCAGGTCACGCGGACTATATAAAAAACATGATAACTGGGGCTGCGCAAATGGATGGAGCTATTTTGGTTGTCGCTGCAACTGATGGTGTTATGCCACAAACAAGGGAACATGTTTTGTTAGCAAGACAGGTTAACGTTCCAGCTATAACTGTTTTTATAAACAAAGTTGACATGGTAGATGACGAAGAATTAGTAGACTTAGTAGAAATGGAAGTTAGAGATCTCCTAAGTAGCTATGAATTTCCCGGAGATGAAGTTCCAGTTATTAGAGGCTCAGCCTTAAAGGCATTGGAAGAAAATAACCCAGATGGTCCTTGGACACAAAAGATATATGAACTTATGGATGCGGTTGATTCTTACTTTCCAGATCCAGTAAGAGAAATTGACAAGCCTTTCTTAATGCCCATAGAAGATATTTTCAGCATTACTGGAAGGGGAACGGTTGTTACTGGAAGAATCGAAAGAGGTGTTGTCCACACCGGAGATCAAATTGAAATAATTGGTTTGAGTTATGAAACAAAAAAGACTGTTGTAACTGGTGTTGAGATGTTTAGAAAGATACTGGATGAAGGTGAAGCTGGAGACAACGTAGGATGTCTCTTAAGAGGTATAGAAAAAGATGAAGTAAAAAGAGGTCAGGTTCTTGCTGCTCCTGGTTCAATCACCCCACATAAAAAATTCAAGGCTGAGGTTTACGTATTGAAAAAGGAAGAGGGAGGAAGACATACACCCTTTACCAAAGGTTACAGACCTCAATTTTATATTAGGACAGCCGACGTTACTGGAACTCTGGTAGAATTTTCCAGTGGAGCAGAGATGGTAATGCCAGGCGACAATATCAATATGACAGTAGAATTAATCTACCCTGTAGCTCTCGAAGCAGGAATGAGATTTGCTATAAGAGAAGGTGGAAGGACCGTAGGAGCAGGTGTTGTTACAGAAATAATCGAATAA